A stretch of Bradyrhizobium sp. CCBAU 53338 DNA encodes these proteins:
- a CDS encoding thermonuclease family protein yields the protein MSLENSFAAARAFALVLFLALSAILGAASPAAALTAAATVRDANSIQLGDVTYRLDGVDAPELDQVCIDDHADPWTCGIEARDQLTKLIDGKPVRCDDVGPEKSFGKRHRAICTVEGDKVSLNEQLVRLGFGIAREPLKANVKPAAAEAKSASAGIWRGCFVAPQEFRTGKKDGALLGAACRADRDKEIRAVLFPEELTAPPSCVIKGKLAVRAHVTGNIGIYHLRGCPSYAATTKPDRWFCTEDDAQASGFRKAYNCRRPK from the coding sequence ATGTCCCTCGAGAATTCATTTGCCGCCGCCCGCGCCTTCGCGCTCGTTTTGTTTCTCGCTCTGTCCGCAATTCTGGGGGCCGCCAGCCCCGCCGCCGCGCTGACCGCAGCTGCGACGGTTCGGGATGCCAATTCGATCCAGCTTGGCGACGTCACCTATCGGCTCGACGGCGTCGACGCGCCCGAACTCGACCAGGTCTGCATCGACGACCACGCCGATCCCTGGACCTGCGGCATCGAGGCCCGCGACCAGCTTACCAAGCTGATCGACGGAAAGCCGGTTCGCTGTGACGACGTCGGCCCGGAGAAGAGCTTTGGCAAGCGCCACCGCGCGATCTGCACGGTCGAGGGCGACAAGGTCTCGTTGAACGAGCAACTGGTCAGGCTGGGCTTTGGCATCGCGCGCGAGCCCCTCAAGGCCAACGTCAAGCCGGCCGCCGCCGAGGCCAAATCGGCGTCGGCCGGAATCTGGAGAGGTTGCTTTGTTGCACCGCAAGAATTCCGGACCGGCAAGAAGGACGGCGCCCTGCTCGGCGCAGCCTGCCGCGCCGACCGCGACAAGGAGATTCGCGCGGTGCTGTTTCCGGAGGAGCTGACGGCACCGCCGAGTTGCGTCATCAAGGGCAAGCTCGCGGTGCGCGCCCACGTCACCGGCAATATCGGCATCTATCATCTGCGGGGGTGTCCGAGCTACGCCGCGACCACCAAGCCCGACCGCTGGTTCTGCACCGAAGACGACGCGCAGGCCTCGGGCTTCCGCAAGGCCTATAATTGCCGCCGGCCAAAGTGA
- the cyoD gene encoding cytochrome o ubiquinol oxidase subunit IV yields MTDQTHIEHDLAPGEEEQHSVGERVLGYVVGLGLALLLTATSFFIAGTNLVWQPSIPVALIVLAIAQMGVHLVFFLHITTGPDNTNNVLALAFGLLVVFLVVGGTVWIMAHLNQNMPPMDQFIRMHS; encoded by the coding sequence ATGACCGATCAGACGCACATCGAACATGATCTCGCGCCGGGCGAAGAAGAGCAACACAGCGTCGGCGAGCGTGTCCTCGGCTATGTCGTTGGCCTTGGCCTGGCGCTGCTGCTCACTGCGACCTCGTTCTTCATCGCAGGCACCAATCTGGTCTGGCAGCCGTCGATTCCCGTCGCGCTGATCGTGCTGGCGATCGCGCAGATGGGCGTGCATCTGGTGTTCTTCCTGCACATCACCACGGGACCTGACAACACCAACAACGTACTGGCACTGGCCTTTGGTTTGCTGGTCGTCTTCCTGGTCGTCGGCGGCACCGTCTGGATCATGGCGCACCTCAACCAGAACATGCCGCCGATGGATCAGTTCATCCGGATGCACAGCTAG
- a CDS encoding cytochrome (ubi)quinol oxidase subunit III translates to MAMTATVGHAHADPHHIGLVVEHPGPAPKRIVTAYGFWVFLLSDIVMFSCFFAAYAVLAGQTADGPKGSEIFEQRNVAIETVCLLLSSFTCGMASIAADVRNRFWFYLGMGVTCALGLIFLAIEFKEFADLVARGYGPSRSAFLTAFFSLVGCHGLHVSAGVLWLLTMMAQVFAKGFRADVLRRMMCFALFWHALDIIWVGVFSVVYLLGGGA, encoded by the coding sequence ATGGCGATGACCGCGACCGTCGGCCACGCGCATGCCGATCCCCATCACATTGGCCTTGTCGTCGAGCATCCCGGGCCCGCGCCGAAGCGGATCGTCACCGCCTACGGCTTTTGGGTGTTCCTGCTCTCCGACATCGTGATGTTCTCCTGCTTCTTTGCGGCCTATGCGGTGCTGGCCGGCCAGACCGCGGACGGCCCCAAGGGCTCGGAGATTTTTGAGCAGCGTAACGTCGCGATCGAGACGGTCTGCCTGCTGCTGTCGAGCTTCACCTGCGGCATGGCCAGTATCGCGGCCGACGTCCGCAACCGGTTCTGGTTCTACCTCGGCATGGGCGTAACGTGCGCGCTCGGGCTGATCTTCCTCGCCATCGAGTTCAAGGAATTCGCCGACCTCGTCGCCCGCGGCTATGGTCCGTCGCGCAGCGCGTTCCTGACCGCGTTTTTCTCGCTGGTCGGATGCCACGGCTTGCACGTGTCAGCCGGCGTGCTCTGGCTGCTCACCATGATGGCCCAGGTCTTCGCAAAGGGCTTTCGCGCCGACGTCCTACGCCGGATGATGTGCTTTGCACTGTTCTGGCACGCGCTCGACATCATCTGGGTCGGGGTGTTTTCCGTCGTCTATCTGCTTGGAGGTGGCGCATGA